The Apium graveolens cultivar Ventura chromosome 6, ASM990537v1, whole genome shotgun sequence genome contains a region encoding:
- the LOC141664849 gene encoding putative ADP-ribosylation factor GTPase-activating protein AGD8, with translation MSFDKKFGKPSTVQILIIRIVKKIDVVKNESFHFKLYCLLYSLGANKTGKTRGLCARKLSFKPNESLHDQKPEATHVQVSTSISSAAAVGTSFTANFEYGDNAQAAYKDSGRNQVISHVNPPTSTSFFAYYGMENEFHKKTSSSFKVQVKETDEARKKFSNAKSISSSQYFGDQNKGFDNQGITTISSVDLFGDKNDDFGTDFSASDLINQLSFQDIILHGS, from the exons ATGTCATTTGATAAAAAATTTGGGAAACCTAGCACAGTTCAaattcttattataagaatcgtgAAGAAAATCGATGTCGTAAAGAATGAATCATTCCATTTCAAATTGTACTGTTTACTTTATAGTTTAG GTGCAAACAAAACTGGGAAGACTCGCGGGCTTTGTGCTAGAAAGCTTAGCTTTAAG CCTAATGAGAGTCTTCATGATCAGAAGCCTGAAGCAACACATGTACAAGTTTCCACATCAATAAGTAGCGCCGCAGCAGTCGGGACATCCTTTACGGCTAATTTTGAATATGGAGATAATGCCCAAGCAGCATATAAGGATTCTGGAAGGAACCAAGTTATTAGTCATGTAAACCCGCCAACATCAACAAGTTTTTTCGCATATTATGGGATGGAAAATGAATTTCATAAGAAAACTAGCTCATCATTTAAAGTTCAA GTTAAGGAAACTGATGAAGCGAGGAAGAAGTTCTCAAATGCAAAATCGATTTCATCATCTCAATATTTTGGGGATCAAAATAAAGGGTTTGACAATCAA GGTATCACAACTATTTCAAGTGTAGATCTTTTTGGTGATAAAAATGATGATTTTGGTACAGATTTTAGTGCAAGCGACCTCATTAATCAGCTGTCTTTTCAG GATATAATACTTCACGGTTCATGA